In a single window of the Luteibacter rhizovicinus DSM 16549 genome:
- a CDS encoding ATP-binding cassette domain-containing protein: protein MSLIQLLNVDYSVGGPLLLEQVNLSLDAGERVCIVGRNGAGKSTLLKLIAGEIHADDGEIRLQGGTRIARLTQEVPQDTTGSVFDVVADGLGELGHLLARYHHALEEGDMDALGEVQTKIETLNAWDLESRVEQVIERLELPADTDFADLSGGMKRRVLLGQALVRDPNLLLLDEPTNHLDIEAIAWLETFLKNFSGSIVFITHDRSFLRSLATRIVEIDRGNVTSWPGDYDNYLRRREERLHAEAQAVAHFDRKLAQEEVWIRQGIKARRTRNEGRVRALKALRNERAERREQSGTAKITLAVAQAGGRKVVDAKHVTQAYGGRTLLDDISTTIMRGDRVGIMGPNGAGKSTLLKILLSELKPQQGEVTLGTGLQIAYFDQHRSTLDDSLNALDNVAEGREYIELNGQRKHIIGYLQDFLFSPERARAPITRLSGGERNRLLLAKLFAQPSNLLVMDEPTNDLDVETLELLEELLGDYTGTLLLVSHDRDFIDNVVTSTLVLEGNGQVGEYIGGYSEWLRQKPIIAEARAANAKSAPAPVAAPAPASTPVAAAKKKLSFKEQRELDLLPAKLEQLEAEIAKRTAAMNDPKYFQQDAATITRGNEELAKVQAELDTAFARWEELEG, encoded by the coding sequence ATGTCCCTTATCCAACTGCTCAACGTCGACTACAGCGTCGGCGGCCCGCTCCTGCTCGAACAGGTCAATCTTTCCCTCGATGCCGGCGAGCGCGTCTGCATCGTCGGGCGCAACGGCGCCGGAAAGTCCACCCTGCTCAAGCTGATCGCCGGCGAAATCCACGCCGACGACGGTGAGATCCGCCTGCAGGGCGGCACCCGCATCGCCCGCCTGACCCAGGAAGTGCCTCAGGACACCACCGGCAGCGTGTTCGATGTCGTGGCCGACGGCCTTGGCGAGTTGGGACACCTGCTCGCCCGCTATCACCACGCGCTCGAAGAGGGCGACATGGATGCGCTGGGCGAAGTCCAGACGAAGATCGAGACGCTGAACGCCTGGGACCTCGAGTCCCGCGTGGAGCAGGTCATCGAGCGGCTCGAACTGCCTGCGGACACCGACTTCGCCGACCTCTCCGGCGGCATGAAGCGCCGCGTGCTGCTCGGCCAGGCACTCGTGCGGGATCCGAACCTGCTCCTGCTCGACGAGCCGACCAACCACCTCGACATCGAGGCGATCGCCTGGCTCGAAACCTTCCTGAAGAACTTCAGCGGCAGCATCGTCTTCATCACCCATGACCGCAGCTTCCTGCGTTCGCTGGCCACGCGCATCGTCGAAATCGACCGCGGCAACGTGACCAGCTGGCCGGGCGACTATGACAACTACCTGCGTCGTCGCGAAGAGCGCCTGCACGCGGAAGCCCAGGCCGTCGCGCACTTCGATCGCAAGCTGGCCCAGGAAGAAGTCTGGATCCGCCAGGGCATCAAGGCACGACGCACCCGCAACGAGGGTCGTGTGCGCGCGCTGAAAGCGCTGCGCAACGAGCGCGCCGAGCGGCGCGAACAGTCGGGCACGGCCAAGATCACGCTGGCCGTCGCACAGGCGGGCGGACGCAAGGTCGTCGACGCCAAGCACGTCACCCAGGCCTATGGCGGCCGCACGCTGCTCGACGACATTTCAACGACCATCATGCGCGGCGATCGTGTCGGCATCATGGGTCCCAACGGTGCGGGCAAGTCCACGCTGCTGAAGATCCTGCTCAGCGAACTCAAGCCGCAGCAGGGTGAAGTGACGCTTGGCACCGGCCTGCAGATCGCTTACTTCGACCAGCACCGCTCCACCCTGGACGACAGCCTGAACGCACTGGACAACGTGGCCGAAGGCCGCGAGTACATCGAACTCAACGGCCAGCGCAAACACATCATCGGCTACCTGCAGGACTTCCTGTTCTCGCCGGAGCGCGCGCGTGCGCCGATCACCCGCCTCTCCGGCGGCGAGCGTAACCGCCTGCTGCTGGCCAAGCTGTTCGCCCAGCCGTCCAACCTGCTGGTGATGGATGAGCCCACCAACGACCTCGACGTGGAAACGCTGGAGCTGCTCGAAGAGCTGCTCGGCGACTACACCGGGACGCTGCTGCTGGTGTCCCATGACCGCGACTTCATCGATAACGTCGTGACCAGCACGCTGGTGCTCGAAGGCAACGGCCAGGTCGGCGAATACATCGGCGGCTACAGCGAGTGGCTGCGCCAGAAGCCGATCATCGCCGAAGCGCGAGCCGCCAACGCGAAGAGCGCGCCTGCTCCCGTTGCCGCGCCCGCGCCAGCGTCGACGCCCGTCGCGGCAGCGAAGAAGAAGTTGTCGTTCAAGGAACAACGCGAACTCGATCTGCTGCCGGCGAAGCTGGAACAGCTCGAGGCGGAGATCGCCAAGCGTACCGCGGCGATGAACGATCCGAAGTATTTCCAGCAGGATGCCGCGACGATCACGCGTGGCAACGAGGAGCTGGCCAAGGTGCAGGCCGAGCTGGATACGGCGTTTGCGCGGTGGGAAGAGCTGGAAGGCTGA
- a CDS encoding methyl-accepting chemotaxis protein translates to MNSIFHRAATRSMSVGARLTLLVVGIVALGVAVLTIVVTTMVSRELETRARDDLERGNRAIIATVNTFSGALLAESDRFLSLFESYYPGSFSVDDKHRVMMGGHTVPTLLHDGKAINGDFAQVDEFSARAHVVATLFVRDGPDFIRVSTSLKKEDGSRAVGTSIDHAHPAFPQLLSNKSYGGPAVLFDRPYITRYEPIHDASGNVVGAWFVGVEIASEMANLSQEIASIHIGQSGYYSVVDASAGKRYGTFIVDPMTKDAVARADGAALKVMDVDGQPVFGRMLSGKHGELRYRASVDGRTVDRLAMYATDPGWSWLIAGTVDMDELYGPVRHLRMVAIGTAIGMVGVLCLLLFIAIRARITRPLSHAVEAARRLAEGDLTARLETTRGDEIGQLMRSIDGIGDGLGDIARSVRKAAASMAGSTSEIAAGNADLSTRTETQAHELQMTASSLDELTRTVRDNAGNAARASTLAEHASIAVQQEAGAMQGAVEAMNGIQASAQRIADVIGIINGIAFQTNILALNAAVEAARAGEQGRGFAVVAEEVRNLAQRSATAAKEIESLITESVEQVDAGHGLVTEAGRNMTTVLGRIRDVADLMGNISRATNDQSEQIGRINHAVSRMDDSTQQNSALVEEAAAAAKSLEDQAGELARVVEVFRL, encoded by the coding sequence ATGAACAGCATTTTCCATCGCGCCGCAACGCGCAGCATGAGCGTGGGCGCGCGGCTTACCCTGCTCGTGGTCGGCATCGTGGCCCTTGGCGTCGCGGTACTGACCATCGTGGTGACCACCATGGTCTCGCGGGAGCTGGAGACGCGAGCCCGTGACGATCTCGAGCGAGGCAACCGGGCCATCATCGCCACGGTGAACACCTTCAGCGGCGCCTTGCTCGCCGAGTCGGATCGCTTCCTCAGCCTGTTCGAGAGCTATTACCCCGGCAGCTTCTCGGTGGACGACAAGCACCGCGTGATGATGGGTGGGCACACCGTTCCCACCCTGTTGCACGACGGCAAGGCGATCAATGGCGATTTCGCCCAGGTCGACGAGTTCTCCGCGCGTGCGCATGTCGTGGCGACCCTGTTCGTCCGCGACGGGCCGGACTTCATTCGGGTCAGCACGTCGCTGAAGAAGGAAGATGGCTCGCGTGCGGTCGGTACCTCCATCGACCATGCCCACCCGGCCTTTCCGCAGCTGTTGTCGAACAAGTCGTATGGCGGCCCCGCCGTCCTGTTCGATCGCCCGTACATCACCCGCTACGAGCCGATCCACGATGCATCCGGCAATGTCGTGGGCGCGTGGTTCGTCGGCGTCGAGATCGCCAGCGAGATGGCCAATCTCTCGCAGGAAATCGCCTCGATCCACATCGGCCAGAGCGGCTACTACTCCGTCGTCGATGCGAGCGCCGGCAAGCGCTACGGCACGTTCATCGTCGACCCGATGACGAAGGATGCCGTGGCCAGGGCCGATGGCGCCGCCCTGAAGGTGATGGACGTCGATGGCCAGCCGGTATTCGGTCGCATGCTGTCGGGCAAGCACGGCGAGTTGCGCTACCGCGCGAGCGTGGACGGCCGCACGGTGGATCGCCTGGCCATGTATGCCACCGATCCGGGCTGGAGCTGGTTGATCGCCGGCACGGTGGACATGGATGAACTCTACGGACCGGTGAGGCATCTGCGCATGGTGGCCATCGGTACGGCCATCGGCATGGTAGGCGTGCTTTGCCTGCTGCTCTTCATCGCGATCCGCGCGCGCATCACGCGGCCTCTGTCACATGCGGTCGAAGCTGCCCGGCGGTTGGCCGAGGGCGACCTCACGGCACGCCTGGAGACTACGCGCGGCGACGAGATCGGCCAGCTGATGCGTTCCATCGATGGCATCGGCGACGGCCTCGGCGACATCGCACGATCCGTGCGCAAGGCGGCGGCGAGCATGGCGGGAAGCACGTCGGAGATCGCCGCGGGCAATGCCGATCTCTCCACGCGCACCGAAACCCAGGCGCACGAATTACAGATGACGGCATCAAGCCTGGACGAGCTGACGCGCACCGTGCGCGACAACGCCGGCAATGCGGCGCGGGCCAGCACCCTGGCCGAGCACGCCAGCATCGCCGTGCAGCAGGAGGCAGGCGCCATGCAGGGCGCGGTCGAGGCAATGAACGGCATCCAGGCTTCGGCCCAGCGCATCGCCGACGTCATCGGCATCATCAACGGCATCGCGTTCCAGACCAATATCCTGGCGCTGAACGCGGCCGTCGAAGCCGCCCGCGCCGGTGAGCAGGGAAGGGGCTTCGCCGTGGTGGCTGAGGAGGTTCGCAACCTCGCCCAGCGCAGTGCGACGGCGGCGAAGGAGATCGAGTCGCTGATCACCGAGTCGGTGGAGCAGGTCGATGCCGGCCACGGCCTGGTGACCGAAGCGGGTCGCAACATGACGACCGTGCTCGGTCGCATTCGCGACGTGGCCGACCTGATGGGCAACATCAGCCGTGCGACAAACGATCAGTCCGAGCAGATCGGTCGGATCAACCACGCCGTGTCGCGCATGGACGATTCGACCCAGCAGAATTCGGCACTGGTCGAAGAGGCGGCTGCGGCGGCGAAGAGCCTGGAGGATCAGGCGGGCGAGCTGGCGCGGGTCGTGGAAGTGTTTCGGTTGTAG
- the ppc gene encoding phosphoenolpyruvate carboxylase, with protein sequence MEVARDPEFLPHDGPLREDVRRLGTLVGQMLAEQGGQAFYERVEHVRTTAIHRRRSGAAVDALAAPLTGLEAADAESLARAFATYFQAVNTAERVHRIRRRRDYQREGGAAQPESLAAVLGRLKKDGVGRDELTALLGRLDVEPVFTAHPTEAVRRSLLEKEQEIVRALVDEFDPTRTPQELRDDDARILMALSAGWQTAEASPVRPSVQDEFDHVGFYIARPIYRVLPALYEALEQALAETYGEGITIPRLLRFATWVGGDMDGNPNVNAETIAATLGAQRSLVLERYLEDVAELGRLLSQTDDRVALDDRLVRRLERYREELPEAAAAIRPRHADMPYRSFLKFVAARLEATLQEKPAAYAAADEFIDDIALVDTSLVTHGGKHAGAYAVGRLLWRARTFGFHLARLDVRQDARVHDEALSALLDDAEFANHDTAARVKALRPYAAGERSFVAGDDHEAATMLREVFATLADSRTRYGQEATGLYIISMAESAADVLAVLALARRGGLVEDGRVPLDVAPLFETIDDLAGGAETLQALLDDPVYREHLKARGDRQWVMLGYSDSGKDGGTLASKWSLQRAQVDLLEVASKAGIRVAFFHGRGGSASRGGSRITPALMASPRGSVGGVLRVTEQGEVIHRKYGIRALAVRNLEQTLGAVMRASLRPREVDVREPAWKDTMARLSAESRTAYRAFVDTEGFVDYFRGATPIDVIERMTLGSRPARRRSMKGVEDLRAIPWVFSWTQCRAVLTGWYGLGSALDVVAKDCGEERLVEMARDWPFVSTMLDDVEMVLAKADIDIAEAFSKLAGPLHERFFPMIRAEFERTVAWVLKLKGADELLAGDPRLATSIRLRNPYVDPMSLLQVDLLKRWRATDGKDDALLSALVACVNGVSQGLQNTG encoded by the coding sequence ATGGAAGTCGCACGCGATCCCGAATTCCTGCCCCACGACGGCCCCTTGCGCGAAGACGTGCGCCGTCTTGGCACCCTGGTCGGCCAGATGCTCGCCGAGCAGGGCGGCCAGGCCTTCTACGAGCGCGTCGAGCACGTGCGGACGACCGCGATCCACCGCCGGCGCAGTGGCGCGGCCGTGGACGCCCTGGCCGCGCCGCTCACCGGCCTGGAGGCTGCTGATGCCGAATCCCTGGCGCGCGCCTTCGCCACGTATTTCCAGGCGGTGAATACCGCCGAACGCGTCCACCGCATTCGTCGTCGCCGCGATTACCAGCGGGAAGGCGGGGCAGCCCAGCCCGAATCGCTCGCCGCGGTGCTCGGTCGCCTCAAGAAGGACGGGGTCGGTCGCGACGAACTCACGGCGCTGCTCGGCCGTCTCGATGTCGAGCCCGTGTTCACCGCGCATCCGACCGAGGCCGTGCGTCGTTCGCTGCTGGAGAAAGAGCAGGAGATCGTGCGTGCCCTGGTCGACGAGTTCGACCCGACGCGTACGCCGCAGGAGCTGCGCGACGACGACGCGCGCATCCTCATGGCGCTGTCCGCCGGCTGGCAGACCGCGGAGGCCTCGCCGGTGCGGCCGAGCGTGCAGGACGAGTTCGATCACGTCGGCTTCTACATCGCGCGACCGATCTACCGCGTGCTGCCGGCACTGTACGAGGCCCTCGAGCAGGCGCTTGCTGAAACCTACGGCGAAGGCATCACGATTCCGCGGCTGTTGCGGTTCGCGACCTGGGTCGGCGGTGACATGGACGGCAATCCCAACGTCAACGCGGAGACCATTGCGGCGACGCTGGGCGCGCAACGCTCGCTGGTTCTGGAACGTTATCTCGAGGACGTCGCGGAGCTGGGCCGATTGCTCAGCCAGACCGACGATCGGGTGGCGCTCGATGACCGGCTCGTTCGCCGGCTGGAGCGCTATCGCGAGGAACTTCCCGAAGCCGCGGCGGCCATTCGTCCGCGTCACGCCGATATGCCGTATCGCAGCTTCCTGAAATTCGTCGCCGCGCGGCTGGAGGCGACGTTGCAGGAGAAGCCGGCGGCTTACGCCGCGGCCGACGAATTCATTGACGACATCGCGCTGGTCGATACCAGCCTCGTCACCCATGGCGGCAAGCATGCCGGCGCCTATGCCGTCGGTCGCCTGCTTTGGCGTGCACGCACGTTCGGCTTCCATCTGGCCCGGCTGGACGTTCGCCAGGATGCGCGCGTGCATGACGAGGCCCTGTCCGCCTTGCTCGATGACGCGGAATTCGCGAACCACGACACGGCCGCGCGGGTGAAGGCACTACGCCCTTACGCCGCCGGAGAACGGAGTTTCGTCGCCGGTGACGATCACGAGGCCGCGACGATGCTGCGCGAGGTGTTCGCCACGCTGGCCGATTCGCGCACGCGCTACGGCCAGGAAGCCACGGGCCTCTACATCATCAGCATGGCCGAAAGCGCGGCCGACGTGCTCGCCGTGCTGGCGCTGGCCCGTCGCGGTGGCCTGGTCGAAGACGGCCGCGTGCCACTCGATGTCGCCCCGCTGTTCGAGACGATCGACGATCTCGCCGGCGGCGCCGAGACCTTGCAGGCACTGCTGGACGATCCCGTCTACCGCGAGCATCTGAAGGCCCGGGGCGATCGCCAGTGGGTGATGCTCGGCTATTCCGACAGCGGCAAGGACGGCGGCACGCTGGCGTCGAAGTGGAGCCTGCAGCGTGCCCAGGTCGACCTGCTCGAGGTGGCATCGAAGGCCGGCATCCGCGTCGCCTTTTTCCACGGTCGCGGTGGTTCAGCCAGCCGCGGCGGCTCGCGCATCACCCCGGCCCTCATGGCCTCGCCCCGTGGTTCCGTGGGCGGCGTGCTACGCGTGACCGAGCAGGGTGAAGTGATTCATCGCAAGTACGGCATTCGCGCTCTGGCCGTGCGTAACCTCGAGCAGACGCTTGGTGCGGTGATGCGTGCCTCGCTGCGCCCGCGCGAGGTCGACGTGCGCGAGCCGGCGTGGAAGGACACGATGGCCCGGCTTTCCGCGGAGAGTCGCACGGCGTACCGCGCGTTCGTCGACACCGAAGGCTTCGTCGATTATTTCCGTGGCGCCACGCCCATCGATGTCATCGAGCGCATGACGCTCGGTTCGCGTCCGGCACGTCGCCGCAGCATGAAAGGCGTGGAAGACCTCCGCGCGATTCCCTGGGTTTTTTCCTGGACGCAGTGCCGTGCCGTACTCACCGGCTGGTACGGGCTGGGCAGCGCGCTCGACGTCGTCGCGAAGGATTGCGGCGAGGAGCGCCTCGTGGAGATGGCGCGTGACTGGCCCTTCGTCTCGACCATGCTGGACGATGTGGAAATGGTCCTGGCGAAGGCCGATATCGACATCGCCGAAGCGTTCTCGAAGCTTGCGGGCCCGCTCCACGAGCGCTTCTTCCCGATGATCCGCGCCGAGTTCGAACGGACGGTGGCCTGGGTGCTCAAGCTGAAGGGCGCCGATGAACTGCTGGCCGGCGACCCTCGCCTGGCGACGTCGATCCGTCTGCGCAATCCGTACGTGGATCCGATGAGCCTGCTCCAGGTCGACCTGCTCAAGCGCTGGCGGGCGACGGACGGCAAGGACGACGCCTTGCTCAGCGCCCTGGTGGCCTGCGTCAACGGCGTATCGCAGGGCCTGCAGAACACGGGCTGA
- the ahcY gene encoding adenosylhomocysteinase, which produces MNAVTKDTAFQDFKVRDITQAALGRRRIRMAEEEMPGLMQIRARYAKEKPLQGVRLSGSLHVTKETAVLAETLRELGASVRWASCNIFSTQDDVAAALAEGELPVFAWKGESLEEYWDCTLDMLTHPGELGPQLIVDDGGDATLFIHKGVELEDGSDWVNTPSGNHEEQVIKDLVKRTAAARPGWFKKVAAEWRGVSEETTTGVHRLYQLAEAGKLLVPAINVNDSVTKSKFDNLYGCRESLADGIKRATDLMVAGKVAVVCGYGDVGKGCAHSLKGFGARVIVTEIDPINALQAAMEGFQVTTIEETLGLGDIYVTTTGNKDIITLEHMAAMKNNALVCNIGHFDNEIQMDRLNGAKDVTRETIKPQVDRYTFAKGNAIYMLAEGRLVNLGCAHGHPSFVMSNSFSNQTLAQLDLWANKDKYEKTVYRLPKKLDEEVARLHLAQIGVKLTVLTKDQADYIGVPVEGPYKPDHYRY; this is translated from the coding sequence ATGAACGCCGTCACCAAAGACACCGCTTTCCAGGACTTCAAGGTCCGCGATATCACGCAGGCCGCCCTCGGTCGCCGCCGCATCCGCATGGCCGAAGAAGAAATGCCGGGCCTGATGCAGATCCGCGCCCGCTACGCCAAAGAGAAGCCGCTCCAGGGCGTGCGCCTCTCCGGCTCGCTGCATGTGACCAAGGAAACCGCCGTCCTCGCCGAAACCCTGCGTGAGCTGGGCGCCTCGGTCCGCTGGGCGTCGTGCAACATCTTCTCGACCCAGGACGACGTCGCCGCGGCGCTCGCCGAGGGCGAACTGCCGGTGTTCGCCTGGAAGGGCGAGTCGCTGGAAGAGTATTGGGACTGCACGCTCGACATGCTGACCCACCCGGGCGAACTCGGCCCGCAGCTGATCGTCGACGACGGTGGCGACGCCACCCTGTTCATCCACAAGGGTGTCGAACTCGAAGACGGCAGCGACTGGGTCAACACGCCCAGCGGCAACCACGAAGAGCAGGTCATCAAGGACCTGGTCAAGCGCACCGCCGCCGCCCGTCCGGGCTGGTTCAAGAAGGTCGCCGCCGAATGGCGCGGTGTCTCCGAAGAGACCACCACCGGTGTGCATCGCCTTTACCAGCTCGCCGAAGCCGGCAAGCTGCTGGTCCCGGCCATCAACGTCAACGACTCGGTGACCAAGAGCAAGTTCGACAACCTCTACGGTTGCCGTGAGTCGCTGGCCGACGGCATCAAGCGCGCGACCGATCTCATGGTCGCCGGCAAGGTTGCCGTCGTCTGCGGTTACGGCGACGTGGGCAAGGGTTGCGCGCATTCGCTCAAGGGCTTCGGCGCCCGCGTGATCGTCACCGAAATCGATCCGATCAACGCCCTGCAGGCCGCGATGGAAGGCTTCCAGGTCACCACGATCGAAGAGACCCTCGGCCTCGGCGACATCTACGTCACCACCACGGGCAACAAGGACATCATCACGCTCGAGCACATGGCGGCGATGAAGAACAACGCCCTGGTCTGCAACATCGGCCACTTCGACAACGAGATCCAGATGGATCGCCTCAACGGCGCCAAGGACGTCACCCGCGAGACGATCAAGCCGCAGGTCGACCGTTACACCTTCGCCAAGGGCAACGCCATCTACATGCTGGCCGAAGGCCGCCTGGTGAACCTCGGTTGCGCCCATGGCCACCCGAGCTTCGTCATGTCGAACAGCTTCTCCAACCAGACTCTTGCGCAGCTCGACCTGTGGGCCAACAAGGACAAGTACGAGAAGACGGTCTACCGCCTGCCGAAGAAGCTCGACGAAGAAGTCGCCCGCCTGCACCTGGCACAGATCGGCGTGAAGCTGACCGTGCTGACCAAGGACCAGGCCGACTACATCGGCGTGCCGGTCGAAGGCCCGTACAAGCCGGACCACTACCGCTACTGA
- a CDS encoding LysR family transcriptional regulator has protein sequence MNLTIARTHLDGMVTFLTVAEYRGFRAAARHLGITPSAVSQAIRGLEERIGAPLFSRTTRSVRLTEAGERLLAHARPAVDMLTAGLDAASGLGGEITGRLRINMPRPIVPLLVNRLLPGFLDAHPNVELELVGDDRPIDIVEEGFDAGIRLGNFIQIDMVAMWLTPPERFVVVGSPAFFREHGRPASPYDLQNFRCILLRQSVRALDHWQFVVDGKRITVGVAGPLVINDVDGCVRSALRGVGLFQLPHSIVMSHLERGDLQTVLEPYYEEVPGLSLYYPSRSQSLPKLRAFVDFATRQMRRPFRPDDYLPTTAP, from the coding sequence ATGAACTTAACAATCGCCCGAACCCATCTGGACGGGATGGTCACGTTCCTGACGGTGGCGGAGTACCGAGGCTTTCGGGCCGCAGCGAGGCATCTGGGCATCACACCTTCGGCGGTCAGCCAAGCCATACGTGGTCTGGAAGAAAGGATTGGCGCACCGCTCTTCTCCCGTACGACACGAAGCGTCAGGCTGACCGAAGCGGGCGAACGGCTGCTTGCCCATGCACGTCCGGCAGTCGACATGCTCACCGCAGGATTGGACGCCGCGAGCGGCCTGGGTGGCGAGATTACGGGTCGCCTGCGCATCAATATGCCCAGGCCCATCGTGCCGTTGCTGGTGAATCGCTTGCTGCCGGGCTTTCTCGACGCTCACCCCAATGTTGAACTCGAACTCGTCGGCGACGACCGCCCCATTGATATCGTCGAAGAAGGATTCGACGCGGGAATACGACTGGGAAACTTCATCCAGATCGACATGGTCGCAATGTGGCTAACGCCACCGGAGCGCTTCGTTGTCGTCGGCTCCCCTGCGTTCTTCAGGGAGCACGGCCGGCCGGCATCCCCGTACGATTTGCAGAACTTCCGTTGCATCCTGCTTCGTCAATCCGTGCGAGCTCTCGATCATTGGCAATTTGTCGTCGATGGTAAGCGCATCACAGTGGGTGTAGCCGGGCCTCTCGTGATCAACGATGTCGACGGCTGCGTTCGCTCAGCGCTGAGAGGTGTCGGACTCTTCCAGCTGCCGCACTCGATTGTGATGTCGCATCTTGAACGTGGCGATCTGCAGACCGTGCTCGAGCCTTATTATGAAGAGGTTCCCGGTCTCTCTCTTTACTATCCGAGTCGAAGTCAGTCACTGCCGAAGCTTCGCGCATTTGTCGATTTCGCCACCCGGCAAATGCGACGACCCTTCAGGCCGGACGATTACTTGCCGACGACCGCGCCGTAG
- a CDS encoding NmrA family NAD(P)-binding protein, whose translation MFLVMGITGKVGGAAASHLLAQGRKVRALVRDRAKAASWVDQGVELVDGDWNDAASIERALRGVDGAFVMLPPIWAPSPDFREAKGVIATYVQALSKAPVPRVVALSSMGADRTSGMGLITALSLMEQAFRELTLPIAFARAGGFFENFLYGLHVAQGGALPVFNDPTHRKSTMVATDDIGAEIASLLSGPAWRGHRTIELGSMVSADDVAAQLSEVMKRDVKAVAVPRADWPDTFEQFGIPKGKSGPAETMYGAVNAGGMDLGVAGTEHVPATTSARDVFASAQRVTRIHA comes from the coding sequence ATGTTCTTGGTCATGGGAATCACGGGAAAAGTGGGCGGTGCAGCGGCAAGTCACTTGCTCGCACAAGGCAGGAAGGTGCGCGCGCTGGTTCGCGACCGTGCGAAGGCAGCAAGCTGGGTCGACCAGGGCGTCGAGTTGGTGGACGGGGACTGGAACGATGCAGCCTCCATCGAGCGGGCACTCAGGGGCGTCGACGGGGCGTTTGTCATGCTGCCTCCCATCTGGGCCCCCTCGCCGGATTTCAGGGAAGCCAAGGGTGTCATCGCGACGTATGTCCAGGCGCTCAGCAAGGCGCCGGTGCCGCGGGTCGTCGCGCTGTCGTCGATGGGCGCGGACCGAACCAGCGGGATGGGCCTGATCACGGCCTTGTCGCTTATGGAACAGGCTTTTCGCGAGCTGACCCTGCCGATTGCCTTTGCGCGAGCCGGCGGATTCTTTGAAAACTTCCTTTACGGCTTGCACGTCGCCCAAGGTGGCGCGTTGCCCGTCTTCAACGATCCGACGCATCGGAAATCGACCATGGTTGCGACCGACGACATCGGCGCCGAGATCGCATCGCTTCTCAGCGGGCCGGCGTGGCGGGGCCATAGGACCATCGAACTCGGCTCCATGGTGAGCGCAGATGATGTGGCGGCGCAGCTGAGCGAAGTGATGAAGCGCGACGTGAAGGCCGTTGCCGTCCCGCGCGCCGACTGGCCGGATACATTCGAGCAGTTCGGCATCCCGAAGGGTAAGTCTGGCCCTGCGGAAACCATGTACGGGGCCGTCAATGCGGGAGGGATGGACCTCGGGGTCGCGGGTACGGAGCACGTGCCGGCCACGACGTCCGCTCGCGACGTCTTCGCATCGGCTCAAAGGGTCACCCGGATCCATGCCTAA
- a CDS encoding DoxX family protein, with protein sequence MPNISWRDALPFALAAFFVAGSLSNIVAPGSIYEEYLKWGYPPWFHFFTGTMELTTALLLSWKPTRLSGALLGGTVMCAALATVVIRGEYAHAVPPFVAATLSLVVGWISRGRGE encoded by the coding sequence ATGCCTAACATTTCGTGGCGCGACGCCCTGCCCTTCGCGCTTGCGGCTTTCTTCGTCGCCGGTTCCCTGAGCAACATCGTCGCTCCGGGATCGATCTACGAGGAATACCTGAAATGGGGTTATCCGCCCTGGTTCCATTTCTTCACCGGAACGATGGAACTCACCACCGCCCTTCTTCTTTCCTGGAAACCGACTCGCCTGTCAGGTGCGTTGCTTGGTGGCACCGTCATGTGTGCCGCACTCGCGACCGTCGTCATTCGTGGCGAATACGCGCACGCCGTGCCGCCATTCGTCGCGGCGACGTTGTCACTCGTCGTTGGCTGGATAAGTCGCGGGCGAGGGGAGTAA